One stretch of Syntrophorhabdaceae bacterium DNA includes these proteins:
- a CDS encoding dicarboxylate/amino acid:cation symporter — MPALCHRVSRHKWGFELTAFLRSYGFSILLILSISLGSLLGILFGPKAAICKPFGDIFLNLLFTAIVPLVFFSISSSVAAMSDMRRLGRIIAAMLAVFILTGIIASALMLVGVILFPPAQGLALDLGAKVTVDHFKASEQIVRAFTVVDFHEILSKKNMLALILFSILVGLATASSGQKGRAFSDFLSSGNHVMMRLISYIMYYAPIGLGAYFAYFIGVNGAQLVGSYFRAMALYYPLALLYFFLAFSLYAYSAGHLPAVRRFWKNIASPALTALATGSSMAAIPLNLEGARKIGVPEDIREIVIPIGATIHMDGSCLAAVLKIAVLFGIFNLNFSGTETVLTAIGIALLTGTVVSGIPAGGIIGELLIISLYGFPVEAFPLITMIGTLVDPPATMVNSAGDNVASMMVTRMVEGKGWMKEKP; from the coding sequence ATGCCGGCGTTATGCCACAGGGTTTCCCGGCACAAATGGGGGTTCGAGCTGACCGCTTTTCTGAGATCCTACGGGTTTTCCATCCTCTTGATACTCTCAATCTCTCTGGGCTCGCTCCTGGGGATTCTTTTCGGACCGAAAGCGGCAATCTGTAAGCCCTTCGGCGACATATTCCTGAACCTTCTCTTCACCGCCATCGTGCCCCTCGTCTTCTTCTCCATTTCGTCTTCGGTGGCCGCCATGTCCGATATGCGGCGCCTGGGCAGGATCATCGCCGCCATGCTGGCAGTCTTCATCCTTACCGGGATCATCGCATCGGCGCTGATGCTGGTCGGGGTAATCCTGTTTCCTCCCGCTCAGGGCCTCGCACTCGATCTGGGCGCGAAAGTGACGGTCGATCATTTCAAGGCGTCGGAGCAGATAGTCCGCGCCTTTACCGTCGTCGATTTTCACGAAATCCTTTCGAAGAAGAATATGCTCGCCCTCATTCTCTTTTCCATTCTCGTCGGGCTCGCGACCGCCTCTTCCGGACAGAAGGGCAGGGCCTTCTCCGATTTCCTCTCCTCAGGCAATCACGTGATGATGAGGCTCATCTCCTATATCATGTATTACGCCCCCATAGGATTGGGGGCCTATTTCGCTTATTTCATCGGCGTCAACGGCGCCCAGCTGGTGGGCTCCTATTTCCGGGCCATGGCGCTCTATTATCCCCTGGCCCTTCTCTATTTTTTCCTCGCCTTCTCCCTCTACGCCTACAGCGCGGGGCATCTGCCGGCAGTGCGAAGGTTCTGGAAAAATATCGCCTCTCCCGCCCTGACGGCGCTGGCCACCGGCAGCAGCATGGCAGCCATCCCTCTTAACCTGGAAGGGGCGCGTAAAATAGGGGTACCGGAAGACATCCGGGAGATCGTCATCCCCATTGGCGCCACCATCCACATGGACGGCTCCTGCCTGGCGGCGGTCCTCAAGATCGCCGTGCTTTTCGGCATCTTCAACCTCAACTTCTCGGGAACGGAGACAGTCCTCACCGCAATAGGCATCGCCCTGCTCACCGGCACGGTGGTAAGCGGCATCCCGGCGGGCGGCATCATCGGAGAGCTGCTGATCATCTCCCTTTATGGATTTCCCGTCGAAGCCTTCCCCCTTATCACCATGATCGGCACCCTGGTAGACCCCCCGGCGACCATGGTCAATTCAGCGGGCGACAACGTGGCGAGCATGATGGTGACGAGGATGGTGGAAGGAAAAGGGTGGATGAAGGAAAAGCCCTGA
- a CDS encoding GspMb/PilO family protein, protein MEQQRSRILKLAVPLIFVLFCVTAYEYGYERVSEQMAAIKDMERTKIKTLQKYMSIISEKPSLEANLAALKDKRREGDSKIIDAQTPSLAANTLVDTVKTIITGKGGSITSERAEKPEDLGKFKIVNVAMDVVLPDARALSDVIYGIETRTPYIVIKEMDSRVRNFREPRELMVKLRVAALTGGK, encoded by the coding sequence ATGGAACAACAGAGGAGTAGGATCTTAAAGCTGGCGGTCCCTCTGATATTTGTGCTCTTCTGCGTTACCGCCTATGAATACGGTTACGAGAGGGTGAGCGAGCAGATGGCGGCAATAAAGGATATGGAGCGTACGAAGATCAAGACCCTTCAGAAATATATGAGCATCATTTCGGAGAAGCCGTCCCTGGAGGCGAACCTTGCGGCCCTCAAGGATAAGAGAAGGGAAGGAGATTCGAAAATCATAGACGCCCAGACCCCGTCCCTTGCCGCAAATACCCTGGTCGACACGGTGAAGACCATAATCACCGGCAAGGGAGGCAGTATCACGAGCGAGAGAGCGGAAAAGCCCGAGGACCTCGGTAAATTCAAAATAGTGAATGTTGCCATGGATGTGGTCCTGCCCGACGCGAGGGCGCTTTCCGATGTGATCTACGGCATCGAGACGAGGACCCCTTACATCGTGATCAAAGAGATGGATTCACGGGTGAGAAATTTCAGGGAGCCGAGGGAGCTTATGGTCAAGCTCCGGGTGGCCGCGCTTACGGGTGGGAAATGA
- a CDS encoding cold-shock protein codes for MAKGTVKWFNESKGFGFITKDDGSDVFVHYSSIQGSGFKSLSEGDSVTFDVTSGPKGPAAANVVKS; via the coding sequence ATGGCAAAAGGAACTGTGAAGTGGTTTAATGAGTCCAAGGGTTTCGGCTTTATCACGAAAGACGATGGCTCGGATGTATTCGTTCATTATTCTTCTATTCAGGGCAGCGGCTTCAAGTCTCTCTCCGAAGGCGACAGCGTAACCTTCGACGTCACGAGCGGCCCGAAAGGCCCCGCCGCAGCAAACGTAGTAAAGAGCTAA